Below is a window of Malania oleifera isolate guangnan ecotype guangnan chromosome 1, ASM2987363v1, whole genome shotgun sequence DNA.
ttttttattatttttgataataATATCAAAAgcgcctccccccccccctcccccccttaaGTTTTGTCATTTTCATATTTGGGGTTCCATACTCAAATCAAGGAATGAGGGAAAATATGTAATTGAAAATAAATTATGTGTACGTACTAAAATTTCAAGTCCCAAAGTCTCAGGCGGCTTCCATTCATACAATAACTGAGTCAAGCAAACCATAACGTTCGTACTaccaataaattttttataaaaaagaaaataaaaaaaagagatgAACGCTATAATATGAACtgataaataaaaagaaaaaacaaaaataaaagatcaGTGCTAAAGAAAAGCACCGTGGAATGGCATAGGATTATCGATTTTCTCTCCACCCATCTAATTAAAATGCaggaaattaattaaagaaagcattaaaagaaaaagaattagATCATGATCATAGCACGAGCGATCTTGGCCGTCCGTTGATGGATCATCATCGGGTGAAGTCGTGGACGAGGGCGGTCCTGTCGGCAACGTTAAGACGCCATGAGAGGTAAGGTGAGTCCCTGTCGTCGTCGTCGTCGTTGTTAATGAACCTGAACTCGTGGCCCATGTTGGGGACTGACTTTTCGTGGGCCTGCTGAGAGTTGTAGTACTGAGCCCACGACGAGGAGTTGCCATTATTAGGATGATACTGCGCCTCCATCATTCCCGATGCAACTCCGCCAGCGCCTGCACTGCCACTCCCGTTGCTGCTCGTGGCCGCCGCCCTCCTCTCTTCCTTCTTGAATCGAATCCCACATGCATTACATAGCGACTGCAATTattccataaattcaattattaaaTCAACATGTTACAATTGATTAATCCCATAAATAACACAAATAAGAAacaatttgaaaagaaaaaagacgTACTGCCAGTTTGACAtgagttgttgttttgttttttttttcaaatggtgAAAACTGTAacgttaattaattaattaatagcgAAGTAAGGACTTAATTaaggttaattaattaataaattataatcCCAAGGTGACACCTTGTAGTTCCGCGGGATTGGAGAGATTAACGCGTTGGATAATCCAAGCTCATCGTGATGaacaaaaaacaataaaaataatactaataaattaatataataatgaaGATGAATGTAGATCGACCTTTGGGCCTCTGGGTCCGTTCCTCCAAAGCGGGGTAGAGGTGGTGTCGCAGTTGGCGCAGCGGCGGGCCAGAAGGGGATCGTTGGCCGAAGAGTTGGCGGTATGGCTGCCGCCTCGGCTGCTGCTCTTCTGACTGTGTGCGCCAGCGGCGGGGGAGGAGGGTGACGAGTGCTTGGACTGCAAAATATCCCAGCAGAAGTTGGGGATGTAGGAGGAAGTACGGCCGGGAAGACGTCGTTCGTGGCCGCGCCTGTCGGCTGCTGCTGCATTGATGTTTTCGTGATCAGTGGTGGTGGTAAGACGGGTGGAAGGGGTACCGAGGGAGAGGGTGCAATCCACGTGGgaagaggaagaaggggaatAGGAGAAGGGGTACATGTGGTCGGCTTCATGATTAATATCAAAAGGATAGGTTTGATTATTGGGCACTGAGAATAGCATGGAGAAGGAGTTGCTGCAGCAGCTGCTACTTTGACTGTGGAACACACCACATGTGCATGGACCCACCATGTTCCCCCCCGAACCGCTATTGCACCTTTGCATcatctctccccctctctctctctgtcgTATGTAAGCGTGAATAAGATCACCCAATCAGATGAACATGAAAAAGAATGTTAATGCTTAGGATGAAGAAGCCGCTGGGAGATGGAAAAAGAATTAATTGAAGGGAGATGAGAAAAAAATGAAAGAGGGATATGGAGGTATTGGGATGAAGGGAATGAGGAGAGGGCATCAATGGGGAGGTGAGTTTACAGTAGTTGATAAAGAGGGATCGACTGATGAAGATATAAGAAGGTGACGAAGAAGATGATGATGGAGGGAGTACGAGTGAACAGTGAGAACTGATAATGTGGTATGAGAGGTTTGTGAGAAAGGTAATTATATAAGGTTTGAATGATCAGCTGTACTACTACTGAGATAGACGTGGAATATAGATAGAGGGCAGAGGAATAGAtatattatagatatatatatataatggagtACGTGAGGGGAGGGAGGGTGTTGTCTGGTAGCTTTTACAATTAGGCTAATAAAATGGCGAAATACCGGTCAGCATAGCATCTGCAGTGGGACGTTGTCGCGGAATGGAAAGGGAGAACTATGCATACGTATGCTAGAAAGTAGAGGTGGATAAATAGaggtatatatatttgtatataattaAACAGAAGAGATGGACCCCAGAAGTACTACACCAGAGCTAGCTGCTGTATCATgcctgtagagagagagagagagaaggcagtGTATTGGAAATTAGCTGCTAGTTGGACGTACGAGCGATGAGGCAGCAAGCACTAATCAGTGCGTGGGTGAATGAATGAGCGGGGGGCAAGAGGTTGTAACTGATATCCCCTCATTAACGGGCAAGTGTAATCCTCTCTCCCTCTGGAGTTCTACTGTTTGTTTTTGGTGTTAACCGATGTGATTGACTGGTTTCTtgttatatatatagtatgaGGGTCGGGGCTGTTGGGGTGCCCCTAACAACGATTGGGGGGGCTGGGTGGCGGCAGTGGTAACCGGTAAGGGGGAGAGAGAGCAGATGGGGGGGTGGCTGGTCGTAGGGTGGTCAAAAGAACCCACGTGACTACCGGGAACAGTCTTCCATGGACCTGCCTTCTCCGATCACGAGGTGTAATAGTAACAGTAgtagtcctctctctctctctctctcttatttgcTTACATTACATGCAGACCTCCCTGTCCGCATCCGTATCTCTGCTCGGCCTTCCCCCCCTCCTGCCACTGCCACCCTCCCAAGGAAAATGGAATACCCTCCTCCCTTCGCTCCCCTCGCCTTCTACGGCACGTTTCGCCCACGCTCCAACTCGAGTCATGACGGAGTAGGCTTTTGTGTCGTGCATTTCACGCTCCCTTGCGCGAGTGGGGGAGGAAAGCATGGAGAGCCGAATGCAAGGtttaatgatattattattaaaaaaaaattacagaaatTTCACTTGATTTAACTAAACACTAATTGGGGTTCTCACGCCTCGTAAAAGGAAAATTGTTTTTATGACACAATGAGAGGagcaataaataaattttaaaaattttaaactaaaaaCTTAGGAACTTTTCAGTAGAGAGTTGGTTGTTTATAATTAGTTGGACGATCGTAGTAcgtttcaaatttaaaatatgatttgattttaattttttaaaattttaaaacaaaatataatttattaaactCAGTTTTATAACTATGATTTTAAATGGGAACGGTCGAATTAGAAAAAAGTAACAGCTTTGAGATATTTTGTCCAATAAAAAAATTCggataattataattttttctgTAATTGTTTttctaagaagaaaaaaagagTGGTTCCAAACAAGCAGTTCCCAAGCATGGTCACAGGCAGTGGCCGTACCCTGGCCTGCACTGGCCCTGGAATATACGTCACGTGAACCTGAACCCCGCGAAGGCCCAATTGACCCATACACCATTCCAAACCAAATATGGATCTGGATCCTCCGCCCATCAGGCCATCACCCATATTTATCTGCTCATgcctctcctcctcctcctcctcctcatcatcatcatcatcatctataCAAACTCCAACAACTTCAATTCCCGCGTTAATCCCCGCCCCAAACTCCTCCATCCCATCACTAATCACTGATCTCCCCATTAATTCTCCCTGCTTGAATTcccttctcttttttattttattttattttattaaaatttatttatttgtttattgttatttttcgtGACATATAGATAATTTACTATGGATAGATTAGATATATAAAAAGCGTAAAGAGAGATAAAGGTATCCAAACAAGATACTCCGCAATCATCAAAGCAACACCTCTCCTCTTTGCCTGCCTTTCGATCCCCCATGGTCAAAGATGGAAACttcaaaaaccccaaaacaaaaaaaggaaaagggtTTAGAACACATACAGTCGCACGCTACCAGGAATTGAACAGTATATGACCAAACAAACATccctcaaatattttttattaaacaagaAAGGTGGGGGGTGATGGAGAAAAAACAGCAAAACAGCAAAAGAGGGACCCCACGCACATACAACCCCCATCATCCCTCGCCAAACCTCATGCAACCAAACAAACTCCTCTGGAATATCGATCGATTCGATCGAAAGATTCAAAACAAccccaaaaaaattaaaaccatgagagagagagagagagagagaatcagaTCGCCTTGAGATTGGAGTCATCACTGTTGAGAGTTTCAATTCGACAAATGGGACGACCACCGCTTTCCAAAAGATGCTCTCCATTCGCTTTGTAAACTCCAAAACTACAACACCACTACTACTTCGTTTTACCCAATACCCCACTCCCTCCCTCCCTAGCTATATTTTACTAATGTCATTTTACACTACCATCCCCACCCCCGCGCACGTTCCTACCACGTGACCCACACTCCTTTAATTAATTTTGTTTTTATAACATAATAAAACTCCTCCAAATTAATGGGTTACCTTCTAAATACAAtaatatacgtatctaataactttataaaatatatagtttCTCTGTAATTGGACTGAATAATTTAATTCTACTCATTGTATGGTTCTGAATATACGTGGAGTAGGTTTTCACACGCGCTGGGAGAGGAGGGAGTTTGGAATGGAGGAGGAGGTGGAGGGTGGGTGGCATAGTGTCAATAAAGTCTTAGGTAATAAGAACAAGGATCTGGGGTGTACTGTTTTTAATGGCAACTCTGGGATTTGCTTAATCATCCCTACAACCCCATCTTGACAATTGGGCTCAGTccaaatatattaaatttgaattaaattattaattaatgttTGTTGCATGCTTTGATCGCTCGCTGCCTGGCTACCTATATATTTAGCTACCTGGTTTAATCATGATGTTTTGTGGCTCGTTGGATTTGGTGGGTCCCACCTTGACTACCCTTTTCCAAGGCAGCAGATCGATCGTGATCGTATCTCCCTCCCTCGCTCCCTACCCGACGAAATGTAAATAATCACTTCCACTAATTAATCCCACGTTCCACGTGGACTACGTCCCGCCTCCCCAGATGATGACGTGGATTCTTTCTCCCCTTCCATGCAtctccatgcatgcatgcatgcatgcattatgCAGTATCCCCCACTACCTCTCGAACTAAGTGATCAATCTTGAgctcataaaaattaaaacaaaaaacaaaaaacacattCCTCAAAAGCAACAAGATACAACTGGAATGTTTTAATCGACaccaacaaaaagaaaaaagaaaaaagatacaACTGGACCGGACTCCCCCCTCACTCCCTCTCTCTAGTGCTTTCTCTCTCATGCATGGAGACGGATTGGTTGAATTGGCAAATGAGAATAATATAAATGGGTGTGGCGAAGTTATAGCTAGCGAGGAGGAGGATCTTCTGGGAGTACAGGAAATATTAAAGTAACAATATCTTATGTGGGGATCATGATTAATGTGGAAAAGGGGAAAAGTGAGAATGGAGAAGAAGAATGGCAAGCATTGTATAGGCGAGTCTAGGGCCAGTAGcagccctatatatatatatatatatatatatagatattagtCTCTATGTGAGAGTGTGTATGATGGGAAAGACAAGGTCTTGTCAAAATCATGACATCTAAGTCACTCCTGTAACCTCTATTTGTCTCCTCCAAGGAGGTCCAACGACCATAGGTCTATAGCCAGAGAAAGCTCTCTATCTCTCCATCGACCTTTATTTCCTCTTTaccatttatattttattatatttgttttttaaatatatagtatATCTTTATTAAAGGGCGGGGGAGTTTCTGATATGGCTTGTGGATTCCAGGTGGTCTAGATTGTCACGTAACATAAGGCTCTGGGAAACGGAAATTAGGGAGTCATGGTAAAAGCCAGCTACACCTACCTTGCCAACGAGCTGTCTGTCTCTATCACCCTGTGATGActacttttccttttttttttttttaaataattaataacgAATTTGTATGTATAAGGAAAATGCATGTCCTACATCaatttattggaaaaaaaaaacagggTAGTTTACCCACACCATGGCAAATGCACTTCACACTTGAAATTTGATGATCGCGGGGAGTCATTTTATGGTTTTTGTGGGCACTGTCATAGTGATGATGCCTTTAATTTTAGTGTTAGTTAATCGTATTAATCATCTATTGTATTGCTGTTAGCTAGCTTCCACTCACCTTCACAAGATCTACGCGCTTTATGTAATAGAAACCTAAGGAGAGCGTTTCTATAAAACTATAGAGAAATGAAGaagatgcaagtaaactctaaaTAAACCCCCTAATGATGAGATATCTATTCGTAAATGATAGACAAATCCTTCTAGTAAATTGAGAGATGAACTACACTCATAACTAACAAATGAGCTTTACTCATAAAGACATATGATCTTTACTCATAACCAATAGATGAGCTTTGCTTATATAAGTAACAAATGAACTTGACTTATAATTGATAGATGATTACTTATAATCAATAATTGAGTAAAAAATaatgtgaaaaaaaataaatgttcCTAAACTTGAATGTGCTTTTTGAGACTTTGGGAGTGGTGGGGAACTTATGTAGGATGAAATATTCATGACAAAAAGACAAAAGGAGATCTAGACAAACAATGGGCTAACTCAAAGTAATTAAGGGGGGTAAATAAAAGGCATGTAACTCTTGAGTAAAGAAGGGAAATGAAGGGGTATAACTCCTTCAAATTAAAGACGCCTTAGTATTAAATTCCAAGcaagtttttcattataaaaaggCATTTCGAAGGGAGGTAAGACAACTATAACACATCTTTTATGCTGTTTCCTATCCATCCTTACTTCTTGGTTCCTAACTTAAGCACCAAATAGATCCCTTGGAGTACATCTCATGTCCTTTAAGCTTTTTATGACTTTGTTCCAAGAAATTGAGGTTGTATATTGATTCAACAAATTTCATCATGAACACTTGATACCCTTGTATGGACAAGTATGTAGTCCATTAATGATATAACCTGAATATGATATGACATGATTCTTTGGTCCATTAACAAGACACTTAAATGTGTAAGAAATTCCATGTGTTTTGTACCTTATCTATTTATAAATgatattaatataattaaaaaatttacatACTTAAAAAACAAATAGTATTGAGCATCCTATTATCTTATCTATTAGCCATGCATAAATTGTCTTTCTATGACTCTTTACACTACAAAAAAGaggactattagtgacagttttaaaccgtcactaataataataaaaaaaaccatcactaatagtattagtcacggtttgatcagtattagtgacgattttaaattaaCCATCATATCTACAgtgacaaatacttattagtgacgaataatacaaaccgtcactaatagtggagtattagtgacggaaaaaaaaatcgtcactaatagcctaccaTCCTCACAATAAATTATACAAATTCTcggctcaaattcgtcactaaagtccaagaattagtgacagtttaataactatcactaatatgacactattagtgacgatcaATAAACCGTCACTACTGTTACGCTTTTAGTAACGGTTattaaaacagtcactaataaatttttttttaaacgaaAATCCCGAATTTATTGATAGCCCTCATGTATGGCgaaggaaaaccgtggttacaaaagagccacaagggatttacaaaaacCATCTCCAGCAACAAGACCAAAACAAATCTAACAGAACAAGGGTCAAAACCAAACCCAAACAAACTAAACAAGACCATATTAATCAAAGCAaaacaaacacaaacacaaacaaaaaaaaaatacctgcAAACTGATGACAGATacctacaaaat
It encodes the following:
- the LOC131160365 gene encoding GATA transcription factor 19, which codes for MMQRCNSGSGGNMVGPCTCGVFHSQSSSCCSNSFSMLFSVPNNQTYPFDINHEADHMYPFSYSPSSSSHVDCTLSLGTPSTRLTTTTDHENINAAAADRRGHERRLPGRTSSYIPNFCWDILQSKHSSPSSPAAGAHSQKSSSRGGSHTANSSANDPLLARRCANCDTTSTPLWRNGPRGPKSLCNACGIRFKKEERRAAATSSNGSGSAGAGGVASGMMEAQYHPNNGNSSSWAQYYNSQQAHEKSVPNMGHEFRFINNDDDDDRDSPYLSWRLNVADRTALVHDFTR